In one Nicotiana tomentosiformis chromosome 6, ASM39032v3, whole genome shotgun sequence genomic region, the following are encoded:
- the LOC104091802 gene encoding uncharacterized protein — translation MKLKLRISQFPLLILLFAVIFFSFTVSSHSLKPLPSHQDDEDICPRTQLTTDSCPINCFRPDPVCGVNGVTYWCGCPDAHCAEVRVAKLGPCTVGNGGSASVPGQALLLLHIVWLMFLGIYFLVGLL, via the coding sequence ATGAAATTAAAGTTGAGAATATCCCAATTCCCTCTCCTAATTCTGCTATTTGCTGTCATTTTTTTCTCCTTTACTGTCAGTTCACACAGTTTAAAGCCACTACCTTCCCATCAAGATGATGAAGATATCTGTCCTAGAACGCAATTAACTACGGATTCTTGCCCCATTAACTGTTTCCGACCCGACCCGGTTTGCGGCGTCAACGGGGTAACATACTGGTGTGGCTGCCCCGATGCTCATTGTGCTGAGGTCCGTGTTGCCAAATTAGGGCCTTGCACTGTGGGAAATGGAGGGTCCGCTTCAGTTCCGGGTCAGGCCCTCCTCTTGCTTCATATTGTTTGGTTAATGTTTCTTGGTATTTATTTTCTAGTCGGGCTTCTTTAA
- the LOC138894105 gene encoding histone chaperone asf1-like, producing the protein MANLSVSQLQQMLELIGKLREEVDKIKADSLKWKENMDRLAVERETARAQLSSIESQLQSLKEKSLDQAREKEELEARLASELAKAEKIKADADAMVAVYWDDAEDAQFNAREARELEAEAGALASDDDDDEYGDDDDDEYGDDVDNDRSKNGSQSREEPDVEKTAPVDD; encoded by the exons atggctaatctttcagtctcacagctgcagcagatgCTTGAGTTGATCGGGAAACTCCGCGAGGAGGTTGATAAGATAAAGGCGGATTCCTTAAAATGGAAAGAAAATATGGACCGCCTTGCTGTAGAGAGAGAGACTGCTCGGGCCCAGTTGTCATCGATCGAAAGTCAACTTCAGAGCCTGAAGGAGAAAAGCTTGGATCAAGCGAGGGAAAAGGAGGAGCTCGAGGCacggttggcctctgaacttgccaaggctgAAAAAATAAAGGCCGATGCAGATGCAATGGTGGCTGTTTACTGGGATGATGCCGAAGACGCTCAGTTCAATGCGAGAGAG GCAAGAGAGCTTGAAGCTGAAGCTGGGGCCTTGGCctctgatgatgatgacgatgaatATGGCGATGATGACGACGATGAATATGGCGACGATGTTGACAATGATAGGAGCAAAAATGGGTCTCAGAGTAGGGAGGAGCCCGATGTAGAAAAGACTGCTCCCGTAGATGATTAG